The sequence below is a genomic window from Synechococcus sp. PCC 7335.
TATCAGTGGCTTCTGTCGTGATGTCTTTAATGAGCTGCCTATGGAGTTCGCCGCTGAAGCTGATAAGCTCCTTAGCCTCAAACTAGAAAATTCGGTCGGCTAAGTCGGCCCTAGAAGAAATATACAGATGATCAACGAAACTGCTAAAACTATTCTTTCTGTTCGCGATCTTCATGCCAGCGTCGACGGCACAGAAATTCTTAAAGGCGTCAACTTCGAGGTAAAGGCCGGAGAAGTCCACGCCATCATGGGCCTCAACGGGTCTGGCAAAAGCACTTTTTCGAAGGTATTGGCTGGCCACCCAGACTATGAAATCACCGCTGGAGAAGTCATTTTCCAGGGCATGAACTTGCTGGAGCTAGAGCCTCATGAACGGGCGAACTCAGGTGTGTTTCTTGCATTTCAGTACCCGCTAGAAATTCCTGGCGTCAGTAATCGCGACTTCTTGAGAGTTGCCTACAATTCTCATCGTAAAGCCAACGGCGAAGAAGAGATTGATGTCTTTGACTTTGATGATTTAGTTGAAGAACGCTCCGATGTTGTAAAA
It includes:
- the sufC gene encoding Fe-S cluster assembly ATPase SufC → MINETAKTILSVRDLHASVDGTEILKGVNFEVKAGEVHAIMGLNGSGKSTFSKVLAGHPDYEITAGEVIFQGMNLLELEPHERANSGVFLAFQYPLEIPGVSNRDFLRVAYNSHRKANGEEEIDVFDFDDLVEERSDVVKMDVSFLDRSVNEGFSGGEKKRNEILQMALLEPTLAILDETDSGLDIDALKIVSNGVNQLSTPENASILITHYQRLLNYIVPDYVHVMAQGRIVKTGGKELAQELESRGYDWIVAEEAVAQS